The Nitrospira sp. genome segment TCGTCTCCAGCTCAGCGGTGAATCCCTCATTAACCATTATGGCCAATGCCTTGCGAGTCGGTGATCACCTTCTCGACCGACTCAAGTGATCAGTGAAGGGTGATGTGTGATGGGTAAAGGCCTCAACGCACAGTGGGTTCGAATCGGGGCCGTCTGCTTATCACTCGTCACCCATGACTCATCACTCGCGGCGACAGAGTCTCCCCTTGCTGTTCAATCCGTCGCCTCGGTCGGCTTTACCGTGTCGGACATGGAGCGGTCGGTTGCCTTCTATCAAGACCTGCTGGCGTTTAAGCCGGTGAATGATGTCGAGGTCGACGGGCCGGAGTACGATCAGCTGTACGGGATCTTCGGCGTGCGGGCGCGGGTGGTGAAGCTGCAACTCGGCGAACAGCAATTAGAGCTGACGCAGTTCCTGGCGCCGCCGGATGTGCGACCGGTTCCAGTCCCTTCCTATAGCAACGACCTCTGGTTTCAGCACATTGCGATTGTCGTGCGAGACATGGATAGAGCTTGGGGACAGCTACGCAAGCATCACGTACGCCAGATTTCTCCGCGGCCGCAGACGATTCCCATTTCGAATCCCGCAGCCGCCGGCATCAAGGCGATCAAGTTTCGCGATCCGGACGGTCACAATCTCGAACTGCTCTGGTTCCCCGAAGGCAAGGGCAACCCGATCTGGAAGAAACCCGGCTCTGATCTGTTTATGGGGATCGACCATACGGCCATGACCGTGCGCAGCACCGAAAGCAGCACCAAGTTCTATCGCGACCTGTTGGGGATGACGGTCGCCGGGGGCACGCTCAACATGGGCACGACGCAGCAGTATCTCGACAGTTTGCCCGGTGCCCGCACGTGGGTAACCGGCCTGGCCCCGAAGATGGGCCCGCCTGGCCTAGAATTTCTGGAATATGAACTGCCGACGGCAGGCCGGCCCTTCCCCACCGATACGCACCCGACTGATCTCTGGCATTGGCAGACGACGCTCGTCGTGTCCGACATCGAGGCTGCCGCCGCACAGGTTCACGGCATGGGACAAATGATCTCATCCGGTGTGGTCACGTTGCCGGATAAGGGCTTGGGCTTCACCAAAGGATTTCTTGTGCGTGACTCCGATGGTCGCGCCGTTCAAATTGTGTCACCATGACCACCGCAACGCTCGCCACGATAGGAGCGCCGCGTGCGATGTCGATGTGGATCAAGCTGGGGCTGGGAGCGGCCGCAATCGTCGCCGGCTGGTGGGGCCTGTCGTCCTTCGACTATGAGAGCTACCTCTCGCCGGCGGTGCTGACGCGGCGGCTGCATGACGCCGGTCCGCTGGGGCCGGTGCTCCTGATCGGCAGCATGGTCGGAGCCGTCATCATCCCGCCGATTCCGAGCTTGCCACTGGATCTTGCCGCCGGAGCCGCCTTCGGGCCATTTTATGGCGCGCTCTATGCCGTGATCGGGGCAGAAATCGGCGCGATTCTCTGCTTTCTCATTGCGCGGGCCTTGGGGCGGGACGCGTTGGCCCGCTTCATGAAGACAGAGAATATCTTCTGCCAGAAGTGCACCGATCACCAACTGATGGGCGCCATGTTCATCGCCCGGTTCATCCCCCTCTTTTCGTTCGACGTGGTGAGCTACGGCGCCGGACTGACGAACATCTCCCTCAAGACCTTCGCCCTCGCCACCCTCTTCGGCATGGCGCCTCCGACGTTCGCCCTCACATATCTGGGTAGCAGCGTCGTCAGTGCGCAATGGCCGTTGATTGCGGGTGGCATCGTCATGGTCGCACTGTTTCTGGCTATGCCGAAGCTGCTGGCCCGGTATCGGACAAGTCGTGTGGCCAGGTTGCTCCTTGGCCCGCCACCGGCTTCGGCAGGGAGTCGAAGAGAGACTCCGGTCCTGGTCCGTTGTGTCGGCTGTGAAGCCTCTGTGCCGGGCGTGTGAGCGGAGGAGGTGTGTGTGTCCCGGTCGCTCCCCCTGCATTGCCACGTTTTCCTCTCCGGTGCTAGACTCTGTGGCCGTGAATCCACCCCTCAATCTCTCTAGTACTAGGTGCCAATGATGCCGCCTTCTGATCGCGAACCTGCGCCTCCTCAGGATCGCATCGCCGACGAGGCGGCGGAAACCGGCGTCATCCTCCGCAGAATCCTCGAGGGTGTGGAAGCGAAAGTCGGCGAGCAGTTTTTCCCCTCGCTCGTGCAACAGCTGGCCATGGCGATGGGCGTCGACTACGCCTATGTCTCGGAACGCACCGAAGATGGGTGCCGGTTCAGATCCAAAGCAGCCTGGGGCAAAGGCCACCTGCTGCCGCCATTCGACGTCCCTGCTCAGGGTCCCTGCGAAACGGTCTTGACGCGCAAGTGCGTCCATCACCCCGATCAATTACGCGAACTCTATCCGCATGTGCAGTTGATTCAGGACATCGGGGTCAACAGCTATTGCGGAGTCCCGGTTGTGGATTCCCATGACCGGGTCGTCGGGCATTTGGCGATCATGGATTCGAAACCGATGCTCGACCCTGTCCGGGCGACCTCAATCCTCGGCATCTTTGCGATACGGGCTGCCGCGGAATTCGAGCGGCTGCGCTTCGAAGCGGCCATGCGCAAGAGCGACCTGACCTTGAGAAAGATCGACGAAGGCACGGCAGGAGCGACGGGGGCGGCGTTCTTCCCATCCTTGGTAAAGAGCCTTGCTGAAGCACTGCAGACGAAGTATGCCTTCGTCTCTAAGTTCGTCGAGGGCCACCGTGCCCGGGTGCGCACGCTGGCCTTTTGGAAGGGCGACGGGTTTCTCGATAACTTCGAATACGATCTGCCCCATACGCCCTGCGAGCGCGTCTTAGCGGGAGAGGTCTGTCTCTTCCCGGAGAAGGTGCAGGATCTGTTTCCGGATCATCGGGACGATC includes the following:
- a CDS encoding VOC family protein; translation: MGKGLNAQWVRIGAVCLSLVTHDSSLAATESPLAVQSVASVGFTVSDMERSVAFYQDLLAFKPVNDVEVDGPEYDQLYGIFGVRARVVKLQLGEQQLELTQFLAPPDVRPVPVPSYSNDLWFQHIAIVVRDMDRAWGQLRKHHVRQISPRPQTIPISNPAAAGIKAIKFRDPDGHNLELLWFPEGKGNPIWKKPGSDLFMGIDHTAMTVRSTESSTKFYRDLLGMTVAGGTLNMGTTQQYLDSLPGARTWVTGLAPKMGPPGLEFLEYELPTAGRPFPTDTHPTDLWHWQTTLVVSDIEAAAAQVHGMGQMISSGVVTLPDKGLGFTKGFLVRDSDGRAVQIVSP
- a CDS encoding TVP38/TMEM64 family protein, coding for MTTATLATIGAPRAMSMWIKLGLGAAAIVAGWWGLSSFDYESYLSPAVLTRRLHDAGPLGPVLLIGSMVGAVIIPPIPSLPLDLAAGAAFGPFYGALYAVIGAEIGAILCFLIARALGRDALARFMKTENIFCQKCTDHQLMGAMFIARFIPLFSFDVVSYGAGLTNISLKTFALATLFGMAPPTFALTYLGSSVVSAQWPLIAGGIVMVALFLAMPKLLARYRTSRVARLLLGPPPASAGSRRETPVLVRCVGCEASVPGV